In Hypomesus transpacificus isolate Combined female unplaced genomic scaffold, fHypTra1 scaffold_27, whole genome shotgun sequence, one genomic interval encodes:
- the srp19 gene encoding signal recognition particle 19 kDa protein: MAPLSDNPADKDRYICIYPAYVNSKKTLAEGRRIPSEKAVENPTCVEIRDVLIAAGANILVENSMYPREWNRDVTFRGRVRVQMKQEDGTLCSDKFATRRDVMMYVAEMIPKLKTRSQKGGGADSGSQQGETGKKSKKKRK, encoded by the exons ATGGCTCCACTATCTGATAATCCGGCAGATAAAGACAG GTACATTTGCATCTATCCCGCATATGTCAATAGTAAGAAGACCCTTGCCGAGGGAAGGCGAATACCGTCTGAAAAG GCTGTGGAGAACCCTACCTGTGTTGAGATCCGTGATGTCCTGATTGCTGCAGGAGCAAATATCCTTGTTGAG AACAGCATGTATCCTAGAGAGTGGAACAGAGATGTGACGTTCAGAGGACGTGTGCGTGTCCAAATGAAACAGGAGGATGGAACGCTCTGCTCGGACAAATTTGCGACga GGAGAGATGTGATGATGTACGTGGCTGAGATGATACCCAAGCTGAAGACCAGGAGCCAGAAGGGTGGTGGAGCCGACTCTGGCTCCCAGCAGGGTGAGACGGGAAAGAAAAGCaagaaaaaaaggaagtga